The Paenibacillus polymyxa M1 DNA segment AGAAATGTCCTCGTCATAGTTAGCATCCAGATAGCGGGCAATATCACGGATCGTCGGATTGTTGGGGCTATGGCTTGGTGTAAGTGCCTGACCAGCTGCCAGCAATCGATTTTCGATTTGTTTTTTCCATAAAGGCAGGGAAAGCATGCCGCGATTGTCGACCGGCAAGGCAGGAATGGAGTTCGACTCATCCGTCAGTTCCTCGCCTTCGGTATCTCCAGGTCTGTCATTCAGCCAGCGAGCCAGCATCCAATCCAGCTCTTGATTCCAGCCGGCTAGCTGCTCTGCTGTAACCGAAGGCAGTACGGCTACGGCTTCCATCCAGCTACTTACCGCCATAGATACGCGACTGGCATTACAGCTGAGCGCACTAAGCCGTAGTTCTTCTTCCATTTCAGACAACTGGGGAAGACGAACGGTCTGCCGGGCCGGAGAACTCTCGTGCATCCAGTTGGTGGCCTGTAGCACATCCCGTTTCCACAGTGCTTGCCGTGCTTCTTGGTAGGCTGTGGCTGCCCCCACGGGAAAGGTTCCGAAAGAACCAATCCCGATGTGCATGTAGCATCGCAGCGCCGTTCTAATCCCTGCGTGAATGTCCTGCAAGAGCACTGGCCAACGAGCCGGCTCCCCCCAATATAGCAGAATAATTTCGTCCGTACGCTCCAGATGACGGAATGCAACTCCGGTCTGAGAGGTACCCAGAAATTCGTTGCAGATGTTCATAAGGGAAAAGCCTAGAAGCGCGCGACGCGTTTTATATTTGTCGAGTATATCGGCATCCAGTTGAGTGGTACTCATCACTGCCGCATTACATACCTGAATAGCTGGCGGGAGACGCAGCTCCTCACGTAAAGGCGTGATGGAGAGCGATGTACCGGAAATGAGCTCGGTCAGGAGTTTATCAGCATAGTGCGGCCTCATCCGGTTGACCTCCATAGCCTGCATGGTCTGCCTGTTCCGGTCTTGCTCCGCTGTCCGCCAAGCTTGAGTAGCTTTACTGAGCGCCTCATTGATCTCTACCGGATCTACAGGTTTAAGAATATAGTCCATACCTCCCCGGCGAATGGCCTGCCGAACTAACTCAAAATCATCGTAGCCACTGACCACCACGACTCTGGTAGCTGGAGAATTCGCCTGAATCCACTCCATCAAGGCTACTCCATCTCTACCAGGCATTCGCATATCTGTGAGTACCACGGGCGGGGAAAGTGCGGTAATGACCTCAATCGCCTGATCGCCCGATTCAGCCTCAATCACCTCGGTCACACCGTAAGCTTCCCAATGTACAAGCATCCGAATGGCGTGACGTACATGCTTTTCATCATCCACTATCAGGACCTTCATTGACAGATCACTCTCCCTTAATATGATTTTCTGTATGGGGCTCGGTGCGAATTTCAAGTGTGAAACGAACGCCATGAGGCAGAATATTGTCTACACACAGGGTATTAGAACCATCCTCCGAGTGAAGTTGGATACGTAATAGAACATTACGAAGACCAATGGAGTTCTGCTCGCTAGTGTCTGATTCTTCGTGGGCTTTCAGCGGACGTTTCAGCATTTGCTGGAGCTGCTCCAACTCGGTTGGTGGAATCGACGCGCCGTTATTTTCCACTTCAATCCTCACAATGCCTTCCCGGATTCGGCAGGCTGTAATATGAATCTTACCAGGCCCCAGCCGGGGATCGGCACCGTGTTTAAAGTAGTTTTCCACCAACGGCTGGAGAATCATTTTAGGCACCCGATCATTCAGAACCTCATCATCCCACTGATAGGTGACCTCTAATTGCTCACCGAAGCGTTCTTTTTGCAAATCAAGATATTGTTTTACATGCTCAGCTTCTTCCTTGAGTGTTACAACTGTGTGATCCCGCATATTGTAGCGCAGCATTTTGGCAAGGGAAGAAAGCAGAGAATAGATTC contains these protein-coding regions:
- a CDS encoding response regulator, which codes for MKVLIVDDEKHVRHAIRMLVHWEAYGVTEVIEAESGDQAIEVITALSPPVVLTDMRMPGRDGVALMEWIQANSPATRVVVVSGYDDFELVRQAIRRGGMDYILKPVDPVEINEALSKATQAWRTAEQDRNRQTMQAMEVNRMRPHYADKLLTELISGTSLSITPLREELRLPPAIQVCNAAVMSTTQLDADILDKYKTRRALLGFSLMNICNEFLGTSQTGVAFRHLERTDEIILLYWGEPARWPVLLQDIHAGIRTALRCYMHIGIGSFGTFPVGAATAYQEARQALWKRDVLQATNWMHESSPARQTVRLPQLSEMEEELRLSALSCNASRVSMAVSSWMEAVAVLPSVTAEQLAGWNQELDWMLARWLNDRPGDTEGEELTDESNSIPALPVDNRGMLSLPLWKKQIENRLLAAGQALTPSHSPNNPTIRDIARYLDANYDEDISLQDIASRFYLSREYISRKFKQEYGVNLSDYLCQIRMGKAKLLLLNDKLRLHHIAGMVGYQDEKYFGKVFKKLEGVTPGEFRRRHSANPQPSSHITHDLPTHH